In a single window of the Syntrophales bacterium genome:
- a CDS encoding site-specific integrase → MGNIIPMGSRQLSRTFSREIPKYFTADEIHRILSDELKEKHYTAWFLCEFLWNTGTRISEAVSVKSGDIDMRARVVRVRTLKRANHTRMIPLKPEFVGEVAVWLNENVISREDRLFQFNRKTAHYHVRKACGMAGINDNRAHPHTFRHSFAINCLIQGTPITVLKEWLGHRDIGSTLVYTQILGQDTRAFMDGVRF, encoded by the coding sequence ATGGGCAACATCATCCCGATGGGAAGCCGCCAGCTTTCCCGCACATTCTCAAGGGAGATACCGAAATACTTTACCGCCGACGAGATCCACCGGATCCTCTCCGATGAGCTGAAGGAAAAGCACTACACGGCATGGTTCCTCTGCGAGTTTCTCTGGAATACGGGTACCCGGATATCCGAGGCAGTATCGGTGAAGTCGGGTGATATCGACATGAGGGCCAGGGTGGTCAGGGTCAGAACCCTGAAACGGGCCAACCACACCAGGATGATTCCCCTGAAACCGGAATTTGTTGGAGAGGTTGCGGTCTGGCTGAATGAAAATGTAATTTCCAGAGAAGACCGGCTTTTTCAATTTAACAGAAAGACGGCCCATTATCATGTACGGAAGGCATGCGGGATGGCCGGGATCAACGACAACAGGGCGCATCCGCACACATTCAGACATTCATTCGCAATAAACTGCCTCATCCAGGGAACACCTATCACGGTCCTCAAGGAGTGGTTAGGACACAGGGATATCGGATCTACCCTGGTATACACGCAGATACTGGGACAGGACACAAGGGCATTCATGGACGGGGTAAGATTTTAG
- a CDS encoding phage integrase N-terminal SAM-like domain-containing protein, translating to MGITREYFIYRQKYTNVRRWKRSPTAARERQRIVVDFLCHIKGHVFAIKDIKREDYDQYMNFLRSRRGLAVGTQDRYRYALKEFFKEAKLNIPVKTGPKKRHSERMNKLARALSKSGIPPEYHNEMFEIAERIFYANPKK from the coding sequence ATGGGGATCACACGAGAATATTTTATTTATAGGCAAAAATACACCAATGTCCGCCGCTGGAAGAGATCACCAACTGCGGCTCGGGAGCGGCAACGGATTGTCGTGGATTTTCTTTGCCACATCAAGGGACATGTTTTTGCAATCAAGGACATTAAACGGGAGGATTATGACCAGTATATGAATTTCCTGAGAAGCAGGCGGGGCTTGGCCGTGGGAACACAAGACCGATACCGCTATGCGCTCAAAGAATTTTTCAAGGAGGCAAAGCTCAACATTCCGGTCAAGACAGGCCCCAAAAAAAGACATAGTGAACGTATGAATAAGCTTGCCCGCGCTCTGAGCAAAAGTGGTATCCCACCAGAATATCATAATGAAATGTTTGAAATAGCAGAAAGGATTTTTTATGCAAATCCCAAAAAATAA